A part of Sebastes fasciatus isolate fSebFas1 chromosome 10, fSebFas1.pri, whole genome shotgun sequence genomic DNA contains:
- the matr3l1.2 gene encoding matrin 3-like 1.2 isoform X8, which produces MSQKSQSDGGQKHFAVGRGLLAAAETLNFSMNEQRSGRQMGGVSSGVGVGGGGMDGQDGSSQMSRRGGGSHIGNTMKLFASLGLSPSDLDALAEIPEEDISVETLPRILMQLKSRKGDAGERRGASSMSSDAGYRGGRDSWDDGHMGRMGGPSLGPGSARAQPSADFGFSSLQDVAPSRGFNLNYSSGGGGGGGSRERPYSELSHRDSYSGLGMGAPASDPVFMQRRMGSPSNGKVQDFLGVPPPMFPHVCSLCDFDVHSTMEWNQHINGLRHDENRRQLLNMYPDWEPGLSSGRGGALLDTPNMSAGLLGPAPMSSAQTAGGMSSSWGNRGGGGGGGGGGPGLSGKNQLGQNKVRSRVVVVKYDRKPLSNKTLFAFTEPFGVLREHLVLKNKAFLEMNSHEEALDMVNYYEQHQAALYGKPINFYLSKRLLVIEKDSRSSDRSMDRSIDRTMDRSMDRSMDRSMDRSMDRSMDRPVREVKGHGSQVVFFSNLPREEEKKMELLTIAGRFGVVEKHLFLTDQAFVQLGTPDDAEMLVKYYSVNPLTIRGRPIRLNICTKYKTLNVNRRQGGGDSRSQRSGGANTNFGSGTRTFSNPPRTSSSKSSSSSRTRDEKKNEEEDNKLKPEEQPAAEEEEVSGVMEGEEEEEEEEVEEQVTDGDAEVEEEEEEGAASVKEDVEESEEVQQEEVPGGDDVTDDTPGDVGGAEDEVNQEAEPEGQTEPTETKDWAEEHENKEEEENAERSETMDEDGPGDVFDRDFLENMEDFVTLDELAEDEDDAEGESDAIDNSRRGGMRVVNIVGFRRGYNFLTELQGLAKPFGKVVKHLVLDLRPEAYLQFATEEEARAMASFYNGNITASVCGRPVRVSHSMSYPTIQCGSSRVVYIGQIPNSKYGDDAILKLAEPFGRVKKYFLNRLKRECFIEMENAEEAERMAEDCKENPPKFNGKRLTIYVSRKYRQLKHGHRCPDRTKRENSSMSPKSSKHPEEPPAKKSKEEKKPEEDEEEEEEEGEEEEEEEETMKEKEEEKQLEENKEEEMKSCDDEKREENSAEKIPQVSDENQKSCHDQEVQQVEEEAETSTNQNGQTDAPPPAENKPSVASLPLPPHDPNTPIGVEHVKMGYYCRVCFLFYSNEETAKKTHCSSQTHYDKLQKHLEKEQTKAEKKKGKKTTV; this is translated from the exons ATGTCTCAGAAGTCGCAGTCAGACGGCGGTCAGAAACACTTCGCTGTGGGTCGGGGGCTCCTCGCCGCCGCAGAGACCTTGAACTTCAGCATGAACGAGCAGCGATCCGGCCGGCAGATGGGGGGCGTGTCCTCAGGTGTGGGGGTGGGCGGTGGTGGCATGGACGGACAGGACGGCAGCTCCCAGATGTCCCGGCGTGGCGGCGGCAGCCATATTGGAAACACCATGAAGCTGTTTGCCAGTTTGGGGCTGTCGCCCTCCGACCTGGACGCTCTGGCTGAAATCCCCGAAGAGGACATCAGCGTGGAGACGCTGCCCCGCATCCTCATGCAGCTCAAGAGCCGTAAGGGGGACGCAGGAGAGCGGCGGGGGGCGTCTTCCATGTCCTCTGACGCCGGGTATCGAGGAGGAAGGGACAGCTGGGACGACGGGCACATGGGGAGGATGGGCGGTCCTTCTCTGGGTCCGGGTTCAGCCCGGGCCCAGCCCTCTGCAGACTTTGGGTTCAGTTCTCTGCAGGATGTGGCTCCCAGCCGGGGCTTCAACTTAAATTACAGcagtggcggcggcggcgggggTGGGAGCAGAGAGAGGCCGTACTCTGAGCTTTCCCACCGTGATTCCTACAGTGGGCTTGGCATGGGGGCGCCGGCGTCCGACCCGGTCTTTATGCAGCGGAGGATGGGCTCGCCGTCAAACGGAAAAGTCCAAGACTTCTTGGGAGTCCCGCCCCCCATGTTCCCCCACGTGTGCTCTCTTTGTGACTTTGACGTTCACTCCACCATG GAGTGGAATCAGCACATTAACGGACTTCGCCATGATGAAAACAGACGTCAGCTGCTCAACAT GTATCCAGACTGGGAGCCTGGTCTATCCTCAGGAAGAGG TGGGGCTCTGCTGGACACCCCCAACATGTCTGCAGGGCTGCTGGGACCTGCCCCCATGTCTTCAGCTCAGACCGCCGGGGGGATGTCCTCCAGCTGGGGAAACAGAg gaggaggaggaggaggaggaggaggaggtcctGGTCTGTCAGGAAAGAACCAGCTGGGACAAAATAAG GTGAGGAGcagagtggtggtggtgaagtaCGACAGGAAGCCTCTCAGCAACAAGACTCTGTTTGCCTTCACCGAGCCATTCGGCGTCCTCAGAGAGCACCTGGTCCTCAAGAACAAG GCCTTCCTAGAGATGAACAGTCACGAGGAGGCTCTGGACATGGTCAACTACTACGAGCAGCACCAGGCGGCACTGTACGGCAAACCCATCAACTTCTACCTGTCCAAAAGGCTGCTGGTCATCGAG AAAGACTCGCGGTCGTCGGACAG GTCGATGGACAGGTCGATAGACAGAACCATGGACAGATCCATGGACAGATCCATGGACAGATCCATGGACAGATCCATGGACAGATCCATGGACAGACCGGTccgggaggtcaaaggtcacggcAGCCAGGTGGTTTTCTTCTCCAACCTgcccagagaggaagagaagaagatggAGCTGCTGACCATCGCTGGACGCTTCGGCGTCGTGGAGAAACACCTGTTCCTGACTGACCAG GCGTTCGTCCAGCTGGGAACTCCAGACGACGCAGAGATGCTGGTGAAGTATTACAGCGTGAACCCGCTGACCATCAGAGGAAGACCGATCCGCCTCAACATCTGCACTAAGTACAAGACCCTCAA tgtgaacCGGAGACAAGGAGGTGGAGACAGTCGAAGCCAGAGGAGCGGCGGAGCAAACACCAACTTCGGCTCTGGAACCAGGACCTTCTCCAACCCTCCTAGAACCTCCTCATCCAAATCCTCGTCCAGCTCCAGGACCAGAGACGAGAAGAagaatgaggaggaggacaacAAACTGAAGCCTGAGGAGCAAcctgcagcagaggaggaggaggtgtcaggagtgatggagggggaagaggaggaagaggaggaggaggtggaggagcaggTAACTGATGGAGATGccgaggtggaggaggaggaggaggagggagcagcGTCTGTGAAGGAAGACGTGGAGGAGTCTGAGGAGGTCCAACAGGAGGAG gttcctggtggtgatgatgtcactgatgacaCTCCTGGAGATGTGGGCGGGGCTGAAGATGAGGTCAACCAGGAGGCGGAGCCAGAGGGACAGACGGAACCAACAGAAACCAAAGACTGGGCTGAAGAACACgagaacaaagaagaagaagagaacgCAGAGCGGTCAGAGACGATGGACGAAGACGGGCCTGGAGACGTG TTTGATCGTGACTTCCTGGAGAACATGGAGGACTTTGTGACGTTGGACGAACTGGCAGAGGACGAGGACGACGCAGAGGGAGAGTCCGACGCCATCG ACAACTCGAGGAGAGGG ggTATGAGGGTGGTCAACATCGTGGGCTTCAGACGAGGTTACAACTTCCTGACCGAGCTGCAGGGACTCGCCAAACCTTTTGGGAAAGTGGTCAAACACCTGGTGCTGGACCTGAGACCTGAG GCCTACCTTCAGTTtgccacagaagaagaagcccGAGCGATGGCCAGCTTTTACAACGGTAACATCACGGCGTCGGTGTGCGGCCGGCCGGTGAGAGTCAGTCACTCCATGAGCTACCCGACCATCCAG tgtgGCTCCAGCAGGGTGGTGTACATCGGTCAGATCCCCAACAGCAAATACGGAGACGACGCCATCCTGAAACTGGCCGAGCCGTTCGGGAGAGTCAAgaagtatttcctcaacaggcTCAAGAGAGAG TGTTTCATTGAGATGGAGAACGctgaggaggcagagagaatgGCGGAAGATTGCAAAGAGAATCCACCAAAGTTCAACGGGAAACGTTTGACCATCTACGTCAGCAGGAAGTACAGACAGCTCAAGCACGG ACATCGATGTCCAGACAGAACCAAGAGAGAAAACAGCAGCATGTCGCCGAAATCCTCCAAACATCCTGAAGAACCTCCAGCCAAGAAATCCAAGGAGGAGAAGAAACcagaggaggacgaagaggaggaagaggaggagggggaggaggaggaggaggaggaggagacgatgaaggagaaagaggaggagaagcagctggaggagaaCAAAGAGGAAGAGATGAAGAGTTGTGATGAcgagaagagagaagaaaactCAGCAGAGAAGATTCCTCAAGTTTCTGATGAGAACCAGAAGAGCTGCCATGAT CAGGAGGTGcagcaggtggaggaggaggcggagacATCGACCAATCAGAACGGACAGACCGATGCCCCCCCGCCGGCTGAAAACAAACCCAGCGTGGCGTCTCTGCCGCTGCCCCCCCACGACCCCAACACCCCCATCG GTGTTGAACACGTGAAGATGGGTTATTACTGCCGCGTCTGCTTCCTGTTTTACTCCAACGAAGAGACGGCCAAGAAGACGCACTGCAGCAGCCAGACGCACTACGACAAGCTGCAG aaacatctggaaaaggaacagaccaaagcagagaagaagaaagggaagAAGACGACCGTGTAG
- the matr3l1.2 gene encoding matrin 3-like 1.2 isoform X1, whose protein sequence is MSQKSQSDGGQKHFAVGRGLLAAAETLNFSMNEQRSGRQMGGVSSGVGVGGGGMDGQDGSSQMSRRGGGSHIGNTMKLFASLGLSPSDLDALAEIPEEDISVETLPRILMQLKSRKGDAGERRGASSMSSDAGYRGGRDSWDDGHMGRMGGPSLGPGSARAQPSADFGFSSLQDVAPSRGFNLNYSSGGGGGGGSRERPYSELSHRDSYSGLGMGAPASDPVFMQRRMGSPSNGKVQDFLGVPPPMFPHVCSLCDFDVHSTMEWNQHINGLRHDENRRQLLNMYPDWEPGLSSGRGGALLDTPNMSAGLLGPAPMSSAQTAGGMSSSWGNRGGSGGGGGGGGGGGGGGGGGGGGGPGLSGKNQLGQNKVRSRVVVVKYDRKPLSNKTLFAFTEPFGVLREHLVLKNKAFLEMNSHEEALDMVNYYEQHQAALYGKPINFYLSKRLLVIEKDSRSSDRSMDRSIDRTMDRSMDRSMDRSMDRSMDRSMDRPVREVKGHGSQVVFFSNLPREEEKKMELLTIAGRFGVVEKHLFLTDQAFVQLGTPDDAEMLVKYYSVNPLTIRGRPIRLNICTKYKTLNVNRRQGGGDSRSQRSGGANTNFGSGTRTFSNPPRTSSSKSSSSSRTRDEKKNEEEDNKLKPEEQPAAEEEEVSGVMEGEEEEEEEEVEEQVTDGDAEVEEEEEEGAASVKEDVEESEEVQQEEVPGGDDVTDDTPGDVGGAEDEVNQEAEPEGQTEPTETKDWAEEHENKEEEENAERSETMDEDGPGDVFDRDFLENMEDFVTLDELAEDEDDAEGESDAIDNSRRGGMRVVNIVGFRRGYNFLTELQGLAKPFGKVVKHLVLDLRPEAYLQFATEEEARAMASFYNGNITASVCGRPVRVSHSMSYPTIQCGSSRVVYIGQIPNSKYGDDAILKLAEPFGRVKKYFLNRLKRECFIEMENAEEAERMAEDCKENPPKFNGKRLTIYVSRKYRQLKHGHRCPDRTKRENSSMSPKSSKHPEEPPAKKSKEEKKPEEDEEEEEEEGEEEEEEEETMKEKEEEKQLEENKEEEMKSCDDEKREENSAEKIPQVSDENQKSCHDQEVQQVEEEAETSTNQNGQTDAPPPAENKPSVASLPLPPHDPNTPIGVEHVKMGYYCRVCFLFYSNEETAKKTHCSSQTHYDKLQKHLEKEQTKAEKKKGKKTTV, encoded by the exons ATGTCTCAGAAGTCGCAGTCAGACGGCGGTCAGAAACACTTCGCTGTGGGTCGGGGGCTCCTCGCCGCCGCAGAGACCTTGAACTTCAGCATGAACGAGCAGCGATCCGGCCGGCAGATGGGGGGCGTGTCCTCAGGTGTGGGGGTGGGCGGTGGTGGCATGGACGGACAGGACGGCAGCTCCCAGATGTCCCGGCGTGGCGGCGGCAGCCATATTGGAAACACCATGAAGCTGTTTGCCAGTTTGGGGCTGTCGCCCTCCGACCTGGACGCTCTGGCTGAAATCCCCGAAGAGGACATCAGCGTGGAGACGCTGCCCCGCATCCTCATGCAGCTCAAGAGCCGTAAGGGGGACGCAGGAGAGCGGCGGGGGGCGTCTTCCATGTCCTCTGACGCCGGGTATCGAGGAGGAAGGGACAGCTGGGACGACGGGCACATGGGGAGGATGGGCGGTCCTTCTCTGGGTCCGGGTTCAGCCCGGGCCCAGCCCTCTGCAGACTTTGGGTTCAGTTCTCTGCAGGATGTGGCTCCCAGCCGGGGCTTCAACTTAAATTACAGcagtggcggcggcggcgggggTGGGAGCAGAGAGAGGCCGTACTCTGAGCTTTCCCACCGTGATTCCTACAGTGGGCTTGGCATGGGGGCGCCGGCGTCCGACCCGGTCTTTATGCAGCGGAGGATGGGCTCGCCGTCAAACGGAAAAGTCCAAGACTTCTTGGGAGTCCCGCCCCCCATGTTCCCCCACGTGTGCTCTCTTTGTGACTTTGACGTTCACTCCACCATG GAGTGGAATCAGCACATTAACGGACTTCGCCATGATGAAAACAGACGTCAGCTGCTCAACAT GTATCCAGACTGGGAGCCTGGTCTATCCTCAGGAAGAGG TGGGGCTCTGCTGGACACCCCCAACATGTCTGCAGGGCTGCTGGGACCTGCCCCCATGTCTTCAGCTCAGACCGCCGGGGGGATGTCCTCCAGCTGGGGAAACAGAg gaggaagtggaggaggtggaggaggaggaggaggaggaggaggaggaggaggaggaggaggaggaggaggtcctGGTCTGTCAGGAAAGAACCAGCTGGGACAAAATAAG GTGAGGAGcagagtggtggtggtgaagtaCGACAGGAAGCCTCTCAGCAACAAGACTCTGTTTGCCTTCACCGAGCCATTCGGCGTCCTCAGAGAGCACCTGGTCCTCAAGAACAAG GCCTTCCTAGAGATGAACAGTCACGAGGAGGCTCTGGACATGGTCAACTACTACGAGCAGCACCAGGCGGCACTGTACGGCAAACCCATCAACTTCTACCTGTCCAAAAGGCTGCTGGTCATCGAG AAAGACTCGCGGTCGTCGGACAG GTCGATGGACAGGTCGATAGACAGAACCATGGACAGATCCATGGACAGATCCATGGACAGATCCATGGACAGATCCATGGACAGATCCATGGACAGACCGGTccgggaggtcaaaggtcacggcAGCCAGGTGGTTTTCTTCTCCAACCTgcccagagaggaagagaagaagatggAGCTGCTGACCATCGCTGGACGCTTCGGCGTCGTGGAGAAACACCTGTTCCTGACTGACCAG GCGTTCGTCCAGCTGGGAACTCCAGACGACGCAGAGATGCTGGTGAAGTATTACAGCGTGAACCCGCTGACCATCAGAGGAAGACCGATCCGCCTCAACATCTGCACTAAGTACAAGACCCTCAA tgtgaacCGGAGACAAGGAGGTGGAGACAGTCGAAGCCAGAGGAGCGGCGGAGCAAACACCAACTTCGGCTCTGGAACCAGGACCTTCTCCAACCCTCCTAGAACCTCCTCATCCAAATCCTCGTCCAGCTCCAGGACCAGAGACGAGAAGAagaatgaggaggaggacaacAAACTGAAGCCTGAGGAGCAAcctgcagcagaggaggaggaggtgtcaggagtgatggagggggaagaggaggaagaggaggaggaggtggaggagcaggTAACTGATGGAGATGccgaggtggaggaggaggaggaggagggagcagcGTCTGTGAAGGAAGACGTGGAGGAGTCTGAGGAGGTCCAACAGGAGGAG gttcctggtggtgatgatgtcactgatgacaCTCCTGGAGATGTGGGCGGGGCTGAAGATGAGGTCAACCAGGAGGCGGAGCCAGAGGGACAGACGGAACCAACAGAAACCAAAGACTGGGCTGAAGAACACgagaacaaagaagaagaagagaacgCAGAGCGGTCAGAGACGATGGACGAAGACGGGCCTGGAGACGTG TTTGATCGTGACTTCCTGGAGAACATGGAGGACTTTGTGACGTTGGACGAACTGGCAGAGGACGAGGACGACGCAGAGGGAGAGTCCGACGCCATCG ACAACTCGAGGAGAGGG ggTATGAGGGTGGTCAACATCGTGGGCTTCAGACGAGGTTACAACTTCCTGACCGAGCTGCAGGGACTCGCCAAACCTTTTGGGAAAGTGGTCAAACACCTGGTGCTGGACCTGAGACCTGAG GCCTACCTTCAGTTtgccacagaagaagaagcccGAGCGATGGCCAGCTTTTACAACGGTAACATCACGGCGTCGGTGTGCGGCCGGCCGGTGAGAGTCAGTCACTCCATGAGCTACCCGACCATCCAG tgtgGCTCCAGCAGGGTGGTGTACATCGGTCAGATCCCCAACAGCAAATACGGAGACGACGCCATCCTGAAACTGGCCGAGCCGTTCGGGAGAGTCAAgaagtatttcctcaacaggcTCAAGAGAGAG TGTTTCATTGAGATGGAGAACGctgaggaggcagagagaatgGCGGAAGATTGCAAAGAGAATCCACCAAAGTTCAACGGGAAACGTTTGACCATCTACGTCAGCAGGAAGTACAGACAGCTCAAGCACGG ACATCGATGTCCAGACAGAACCAAGAGAGAAAACAGCAGCATGTCGCCGAAATCCTCCAAACATCCTGAAGAACCTCCAGCCAAGAAATCCAAGGAGGAGAAGAAACcagaggaggacgaagaggaggaagaggaggagggggaggaggaggaggaggaggaggagacgatgaaggagaaagaggaggagaagcagctggaggagaaCAAAGAGGAAGAGATGAAGAGTTGTGATGAcgagaagagagaagaaaactCAGCAGAGAAGATTCCTCAAGTTTCTGATGAGAACCAGAAGAGCTGCCATGAT CAGGAGGTGcagcaggtggaggaggaggcggagacATCGACCAATCAGAACGGACAGACCGATGCCCCCCCGCCGGCTGAAAACAAACCCAGCGTGGCGTCTCTGCCGCTGCCCCCCCACGACCCCAACACCCCCATCG GTGTTGAACACGTGAAGATGGGTTATTACTGCCGCGTCTGCTTCCTGTTTTACTCCAACGAAGAGACGGCCAAGAAGACGCACTGCAGCAGCCAGACGCACTACGACAAGCTGCAG aaacatctggaaaaggaacagaccaaagcagagaagaagaaagggaagAAGACGACCGTGTAG